GTGACTGACCTAAAGATCCCAGCAATGCCCGCACCTGCCGCCGGCGTATCCATCCCCGGCGCAGCCGTGTACCCCGGCCTTGACGATTGGCGCGAACTCCCCATCGCGCAGCAGCCCTCCTGGGCCGACCCCGATGTCTTCTCCGCCAGCGTGAAGGAGCTTTCCTCACTGCCGCCACTGGTCTTCGCCGGCGAGGTGGACGTGCTGCGCTCCCGCCTGGCCCAGGCCGCACAGGGCAAGGCGTTCCTGCTCCAGGGCGGCGACTGCGCCGAGACGTTCGAGGCCGCCACGGCAGACAGGATCAGCGCACGTGTCAAGACCATCCTGCAGATGGCCGTGGTGCTCACCTACGGGGCGCAGCTGCCGGTCATCAAGATGGGCCGCATGGCGGGGCAGTTCGCCAAGCCGCGTTCCTCCAACGACGAAACACGCGACGGCGTCACGCTCCCGGCGTACCGCGGCGACATTGTCAATGGCTTTGAATTCACGCCCGAATCGCGCAGGCACGACGCCTCGCGCATGCTCAGGGCCTACCACACCTCCGCCTCCACGCTGAACTTGATCCGCGCCTTTACGCAGGGCGGCTTCGCCGATCTCCGCCTGGTCCACGAATGGAACCGCGGCTTCACCTCGAACCCGGCGCACAGCCGCTACGAGAAGCTCGCCAAGGACATCGACCGTGCCATCAAGTTCATGGCCTCCTGCGGGGCCGACTTCGAAGCGCTGAAGACGGTAGAGTTCTTCGCCAGCCACGAGGCCCTGCTCCTGGACTACGAGCGCGCGCTCACCCGCATCGACTCACGGACCGGGACGCCCTACGACACGTCCGCCCACTTCCTGTGGATCGGCGAACGCACCCGCGCCTTGGACCAGGCGCACGTGGACTTCCTCTCCCGCGTCCGCAACCCCATCGGTGTGAAGCTGGGCCCGTCCACCTCCCCGGACGACGCCCTGCGCCTGATTGAGAAACTCGACCCGAACCGCGAACCCGGCCGCCTGACGTTCATCACGCGCATGGGCGCGGCCAACATCCGCGAGAAGCTGCCCCGCCTGGTCGAGAAGGTCACCGCCTCCGGCGCACAGGTGCTGTGGGTGACCGATCCCATGCACGGCAACACCGTCACCTCTCCCAACGGCTACAAGACACGCAACTTTGACGACGTCATCGACGAGGTGCGCGGCTTCTTCGAAGTCCACCAGGCCTTGGGCACCTTCCCCGGCGGACTGCACGTGGAGATGACCGGCGACGACGTCGCCGAGTGCCTTGGTGGCGCGGATCCGATCGACCAGGAAGCGTTCCTGACAGGCTACGAATCCGTCTGCGACCCCCGCCTGAACCACAAGCAGTCCCTCGAAATGGCGTTCCTCGTCGCGGGGGCGCTCGGGCAAAGCAAGTAGCAACCGCCCCGCCCGCGCGTTTTTGCGCCGCCCGCCCCTTCGCGGGGAAGCATGGGCACTGCGTGCCCGAGCTTCGCCGTTGCCCACATTCGTCACCCTGCAGGAACAGGTGGACAGAGACAGTTCGCGGCTGCTTGCGACCAGAGACGGGTGCAGTATTTCGCGTTGCAGAGCGAGGATGCCAGAACGACGTGCTTGGCCTTGTTCCACCTGACGCGGATCCTGACTGTCAGGTTGGTTGTAGCGATACGAGACGCAGCGGTGAAATCGTAAATATGTCCTCGCTCAAAGGCTCCCTGTCCACGATTCTTCTCGGAGATGACTCGGATACCGGAAAACTTGAACCAGGCGGGACGAAGATCGCCGACAACATTCTCGTCTCCGGCCCTTGGGAACTCACCAGCTGTGGTGCCAGTTCACAACTTAGGCGGTAGGGCCGCGATCGTGCCCGTAGCCGGAACGCCCAGCGGTTCACGACATGGGTGGCGTCCTGGTGACGCTTACAATCCAAAAGTGCGGAGCTCGAAGCTATTGGGGGTCGATATTGTGGCGTCGGTGACGGCGCCGCAGCCGGGGGCTGTGATGATGGCGTGGCCCTCGCCGTCGGCCACGAGCCAGAGGGTGACCGGGCTGCCGGGCTTCGGCGCAAATTCTGGCAAATCCTGGGCGCGGTAGCGGAGAAGACATTCCCGATCGGTGCCGTCGGTGACTGGTACCTGCAGAAGCAGGCTGGTTGGTATCGTGTCGGCGTTCACGCCTTTCACAACGGCCGTGACTTCACGCCAGGGCTTCTTGCCTGCGGCTTTTCGGGCATGCCTGTATGAGCGGACGAAGGCAAGCATGATGGCCAGCGCGGGCAGGAGCACGATGGCGATGTTGATCACGATCAAGCCTGTCGCAGCACGGATGCCACTGTCATGTCCTTCGATCAGCACCCCGGATAGATCCTTCGGGTCGTAGGCGAGCACGACCTGAGCGCCCGGATGCGGCAGGAACGAGCAAGGATCCGCATCAGTCACGCTGGCCGTGTGCAGCGTGCCGTCGAGCATGAACTGCAGGTCGACGCGGCAGATGGTGCTCTTACCGCCGTGAAACTCGACCCGTCCCGCGACCGTGGCGCGCACCTGTGGATAGTTCCCCCACAAGGGATGCGTGAACAACGCCAAAACGACGACGGCGGTAGCGGCCAGCACGATGAAGGCTGCGGTGGAAATGATCGCGCCTTTGAGGCGGCCTTTCCTGACGGCCGCTGACTGCCACACGGGGGCCTCGCCGGCGGGCGCCAGGGCAGAGGGAATCTGCAAATCTTTAGTGAGTTGCATCAGTTCCGCCTGCACCCTGTCCCCGTTCCGTCGTTACTGGCAGGTTATCCCGGAAAGGACACGGATTACTCAATTAGGTGATCGGGATTCGGGGCGCTGCACCATCGTCGTTTGGACGTCACCCATCATCTGCACTATCACTCTTCGTGCAGATTGGCCGTGCCGAACGCTTCGCGGGTCTTGTAGTTGTAGATCGTGATGCTTTGAGGGGTTCCGGTGAGGGACTTTAGTGATGCGATTAGGAACATGGCGGGGTCCTCTACGACGTTGTCCCCGGCCGCATTTTTGGTCATGGCTCCTGGATTCCATTCGACAGTTAGATCATCCCCTGGAGGAGTGGAAAAGTCCTTCAATGTCAGGACGATGCTGTCGGGTGTCTCCGTGATCACGACCTCGCCCTTGTTGTTCTGGCCTGGGAACGTCCCGATGAGCACCCGTGATGTCTTTGGCGTTAAGGTCGGTGCAGAGCCGGCGGGTGCCACCGTTGGGACTGTCACAGTTGGGGGTGGCGCTGCATCGACCAGTGCGGTAATAGTGCAGCCCGAAACAGCAATGACGACGATGGATCCGACAGCGAGTAGTCGTGCAATTTTCATCGTCTCCACTTAATACCTCCGGGTTCGGCTGGCACCTTGCGATCATGCTCAATATTGCGGTGCAGTTGAGTCCTAGACCCACCGGGACGAACAGGAGCCGTACGTGGCCGAAGACTGGATGCCTGAGGGTAGTGGAATGCAATCTTCAAGGTCCGGGTTCGCACTTGGTTCAGCGTGGGGCGTGAAAAATCAATCGCGTCGAATGCTGGGCAGTTATTGCACGCCCAAGGACACTGGCGATGCCATGACCGCTACAGCTCCGTTGTCGAATCGGTAACAGATAGGCGATCAATGAGGAGTGTGGGCTTGCCGGGTTTCAAAGGCGATGTCGGCTGAAAGTCATGCTCCCATCGCTCGGAGTTCGAAGGCGTTCGGTACTTCTAGTTGTACGAGCCAGAGCTTTGGATCGTTTTTCTCTGACAGGAGTGCGGCTTTTCCTCCATCGGTTGCCATGGCAAGTACGAAAGGGACTCCAACTTTCGGTAAGGGATGCCATGGGCTCGGGCCACGGTGGCGGAGGACGAATTGCTGTCGTT
This genomic stretch from Arthrobacter dokdonellae harbors:
- a CDS encoding class II 3-deoxy-7-phosphoheptulonate synthase; the protein is MPAPAAGVSIPGAAVYPGLDDWRELPIAQQPSWADPDVFSASVKELSSLPPLVFAGEVDVLRSRLAQAAQGKAFLLQGGDCAETFEAATADRISARVKTILQMAVVLTYGAQLPVIKMGRMAGQFAKPRSSNDETRDGVTLPAYRGDIVNGFEFTPESRRHDASRMLRAYHTSASTLNLIRAFTQGGFADLRLVHEWNRGFTSNPAHSRYEKLAKDIDRAIKFMASCGADFEALKTVEFFASHEALLLDYERALTRIDSRTGTPYDTSAHFLWIGERTRALDQAHVDFLSRVRNPIGVKLGPSTSPDDALRLIEKLDPNREPGRLTFITRMGAANIREKLPRLVEKVTASGAQVLWVTDPMHGNTVTSPNGYKTRNFDDVIDEVRGFFEVHQALGTFPGGLHVEMTGDDVAECLGGADPIDQEAFLTGYESVCDPRLNHKQSLEMAFLVAGALGQSK